Proteins encoded by one window of Lactobacillus paragasseri:
- a CDS encoding putative polysaccharide biosynthesis protein — protein MENNTKNTKETMVKGSAWMTFGSIVSRILGALYIIPWYAWMGSHGNIANALTAKSYNIYSLFIIISTAGIPGAVAKQVAKYNALNEYDIGRKLFRRGLILMAIFGVICAAIMYFGAPILATDNIIGALLHGAESDPRQVAVMRSLSYAVLIIPILSIMRGYFQGYADMMPPAMSQFVEQLARVLWMLLTAYIIMQVQHGSYVHAVVQSNLAAAIGAVFGILLLVWFLYRRRNELNALMEHSNHAIKISTAGIFWEIINQSIPFIIIDSGITLFQLIDQYTFHPMIAMFVHASSDQIESWYALFGLNANKLIMIIVSLATAMSVTAIPLLSGAHARRDYASISSQIENTLELFLFVMIPASLGMAAIATPIYTIFYGYDPLGSNVLYLSSFTAISLGLFTVLMAILQGLSENGLAIKYLVLGIIIKFAVQLPMIQLFKVYGPLLATNIGLIITIWLSLKHLKVRYKYNSGRTSRRFIGIAIFSMAMFVVVTGVVDFGGKLISPERRPTSFILVILAVAVGGILYAFLSVKFGLAQKIIGPKVNRVLARLHIRI, from the coding sequence ATGGAAAATAATACTAAAAATACTAAAGAGACAATGGTCAAAGGCTCCGCATGGATGACCTTTGGCTCTATTGTGTCACGAATTTTAGGTGCATTGTATATTATTCCTTGGTATGCCTGGATGGGAAGCCATGGAAATATTGCTAATGCCCTAACAGCGAAAAGTTATAATATTTATAGCTTATTTATCATTATTTCTACGGCTGGTATTCCGGGTGCAGTTGCTAAGCAAGTAGCGAAATATAATGCTCTAAATGAATATGACATTGGACGTAAGCTGTTTAGACGTGGCTTAATTTTGATGGCAATTTTTGGCGTAATTTGTGCTGCTATCATGTACTTCGGTGCTCCAATTTTAGCTACTGATAATATTATTGGCGCACTCTTACATGGGGCAGAAAGTGATCCACGACAAGTTGCTGTAATGAGAAGTTTATCTTATGCAGTTTTAATTATTCCAATTTTGAGTATAATGCGTGGATATTTCCAAGGTTATGCAGATATGATGCCTCCAGCTATGTCTCAATTTGTTGAACAATTAGCTCGTGTATTGTGGATGCTTTTAACGGCATATATCATCATGCAAGTTCAACATGGTTCCTATGTCCATGCCGTTGTTCAATCAAATTTAGCTGCAGCCATTGGTGCGGTATTTGGAATTTTGCTTTTAGTTTGGTTCTTATATCGTAGAAGAAATGAATTAAACGCATTGATGGAGCACTCAAATCATGCAATTAAAATTTCTACTGCTGGGATTTTTTGGGAAATTATTAATCAGTCAATTCCATTTATTATCATTGATTCAGGAATTACATTATTTCAATTAATTGACCAATACACTTTCCACCCAATGATTGCGATGTTTGTTCATGCAAGTTCTGATCAAATCGAGTCATGGTATGCGTTATTTGGATTAAATGCAAATAAATTAATTATGATTATCGTGTCTTTAGCTACTGCTATGTCAGTAACTGCCATTCCACTTTTGTCAGGTGCTCATGCAAGACGTGATTATGCTAGCATTTCTAGCCAAATTGAAAACACATTGGAACTATTCCTATTTGTTATGATTCCTGCTTCTTTAGGGATGGCTGCAATTGCAACACCAATTTATACGATTTTTTACGGCTATGATCCATTAGGCTCAAATGTCTTATACCTGTCGTCTTTTACAGCAATCAGTTTAGGACTTTTTACGGTTTTAATGGCAATTTTACAGGGACTATCAGAAAATGGACTAGCAATAAAATACTTAGTTTTGGGAATCATTATTAAATTTGCTGTTCAGTTACCAATGATTCAATTATTTAAGGTATATGGACCACTTTTAGCTACAAATATTGGATTAATTATTACTATTTGGCTTTCTTTGAAACATTTAAAGGTTAGATACAAATATAATAGTGGGCGTACATCCAGAAGATTCATTGGAATCGCAATTTTCTCAATGGCTATGTTTGTTGTAGTTACTGGAGTAGTTGATTTTGGTGGAAAACTCATTTCGCCTGAGCGTCGTCCAACTTCCTTTATTTTAGTTATACTTGCTGTTGCTGTTGGTGGCATTTTGTATGCATTCTTATCAGTGAAATTTGGCTTAGCGCAAAAGATTATTGGACCAAAGGTTAACCGAGTATTAGCAAGATTGCATATTAGAATTTAA